From the Huiozyma naganishii CBS 8797 chromosome 2, complete genome genome, one window contains:
- the TOM20 gene encoding TOM complex receptor protein TOM20 (similar to Saccharomyces cerevisiae TOM20 (YGR082W); ancestral locus Anc_3.410): MSQSSIMPRSVSLTGAVATLSMLAYAAYFDYQRRTNPNFRKQLTKRAKLQEKQKKQDEEDQKKAKITDLTLFLTNQIAKDPIPTDPAVRESTFTSSVEQGEALTNVPDKEKEAAFKFYKALTVYPNPADLLGIYQRTIPEAVYENIILMVAVLPPANMSTFLKGASNLQSSDEQELVGKVSDVE, encoded by the coding sequence ATGTCACAATCATCGATTATGCCCCGCAGCGTCTCCTTGACGGGTGCTGTTGCCACGCTTTCCATGCTTGCCTACGCTGCTTACTTCGActatcaaagaagaacgaaTCCAAATTTCAGGAAGCAACTGACCAAGAGGGCgaagttgcaagagaagcagaagaaacaggacgaggaggaccAGAAGAAGGCCAAAATCACGGACTTAACTCTATTCTTGACCAACCAGATTGCCAAGGATCCGATCCCAACTGACCCTGCCGTGAGGGAGTCCACCTTCACAAGTAGCGTGGAACAAGGGGAGGCGTTGACGAACGTTCCTgacaaagaaaaggaggCTGCCTTCAAGTTTTACAAAGCTCTGACGGTCTATCCCAACCCTGCAGATCTTTTGGGGATATACCAAAGGACCATCCCAGAAGCTGTGTACGAGAATATCATCTTGATGGTAGCTGTTCTGCCGCCGGCCAATATGTCCACTTTCCTGAAAGGTGCCAGCAATCTACAAAGCAGTGACGAACAGGAATTGGTGGGGAAAGTCTCCGATGTTGAATGA
- the SLX9 gene encoding Slx9p (similar to Saccharomyces cerevisiae SLX9 (YGR081C); ancestral locus Anc_3.409): MVAKKRSTLRGKASARLGHKTVEESVPEVPLELPEDPKAFLHQRKETKKDKLLTKQTAFLSQIKNSSANEFGGISKSAVRRRKRKERDDLKPKMQDLLTSLEQEGDLKEFTENAEGDSTAMEVKRQTFRLVERDLEPGTVKIKKNEPNIRNKRGAKILSIKETERFSQVLQNEQFKKNSFSALRDIIKMQKR; encoded by the coding sequence ATGGTTGccaagaagagaagtaCCCTGAGGGGGAAGGCATCTGCGAGATTGGGACACAAAACGGTCGAAGAGAGTGTCCCGGAAGTACCGCTAGAACTGCCAGAGGATCCGAAGGCATTCTTGCACCAGCGCAAGGAGAccaagaaggacaagttACTGACGAAACAAACCGCTTTCCTGTCTCAGATCAAAAACAGTAGTGCAAATGAATTTGGCGGGATATCGAAGTCTGCAGTGAGGCggagaaagaggaaggagAGAGACGATTTGAAACCCAAAATGCAGGATCTACTAACTTCGCTGGAACAAGAGGGtgatttgaaggagtttACAGAAAATGCTGAAGGTGACAGTACCGCTATGGAAGTTAAACGCCAGACTTTTAGACTCGTTGAAAGGGATCTTGAACCTGGTACAGTtaaaataaagaagaacgagCCCAATATCAGGAACAAAAGAGGTGCTAAAATACTATCGATAAAGGAAACGGAACGATTTTCTCAAGTTTTACAAAATGAGCAGTTCAAAAAGAACTCGTTCAGTGCATTGAGAGATATAATCAAAATGCAAAAGAGATAG
- the TWF1 gene encoding twinfilin TWF1 (similar to Saccharomyces cerevisiae TWF1 (YGR080W); ancestral locus Anc_3.404), with protein sequence MSNQSGIFADQSLLDVFVSSPAPDTGSQFRIITAKIPAEANKVELAKEYDTIDQLKADLDDAQPLYIFVKDYQQDPDCFHFVSYVPDNSPVRSKMLYASTKNTILRQVGSHKIGKQALLTEAGELSEFINIAGQTPQPTDSILTESEKIEKEINDQQRRMRTVAPNLRGHELVSQNNATPGQLSFNVTIEEPSLSTVLAQNNVISFRIENEEVKIVDRSRISSPEQLSLITEHPSYTVFQNGQLNYFIYTCPSGSKVKERMIYASNRRGFIQHLENEENLQFAKVIEIGEPEELEISLISKSTPEEIETEESTEQQNDTRRFNKPKGPGGRRRRA encoded by the coding sequence ATGTCCAATCAATCGGGTATTTTTGCTGATCAATCTCTGTTGGACGTGTTCGTCTCCTCTCCTGCCCCTGATACTGGGTCGCAGTTCAGGATTATCACTGCCAAAATTCCAGCTGAGGCTAATAAGGTGGAACTAGCTAAGGAGTACGACACTATCGATCAGCTAAAAGCCGATCTAGATGACGCACAACCCTTGTATATCTTTGTTAAGGATTACCAACAGGATCCAGACTGTTTTCACTTTGTCTCGTACGTCCCAGACAACTCTCCTGTCAGATCTAAGATGCTGTATGCGTCTACCAAAAACACTATACTGAGACAGGTTGGCAGCCATAAAATTGGCAAACAAGCTCTTCTAACTGAAGCGGGAGAGTTGTCTGAATTCATAAACATCGCTGGACAAACCCCTCAACCCACTGATTCTATTTTGACAGAGTCCGAGAAGATagagaaagagatcaaTGACCAGCAGCGCAGGATGAGAACAGTTGCCCCAAACCTGAGAGGCCACGAACTTGTATCGCAAAACAATGCTACACCTGGTCAATTGAGTTTTAATGTCACGATTGAGGAACCGTCACTATCCACTGTCCTTGCCCAAAATAACGTGATCTCCTTTAGGATCGAGAACGAGGAGGTTAAAATCGTCGATAGGAGTAGAATCAGCTCTCCGGAACAACTTAGCTTGATCACAGAACATCCGAGTTACAccgttttccaaaatggGCAGTTGAACTACTTTATTTACACCTGTCCATCGGGGAGCAAAGTGAAAGAACGTATGATATACGCTTCTAATAGACGTGGGTTTATCCAACATCTGGAAAACGAGGAAAACTTGCAATTTGCCAAAGTGATCGAAATTGGTGAACCTGAAGAGTTGgagatttctttgatttccaAGTCGACTCCTGAGGAAATCGAAACTGAAGAGAGCACTGAGCAACAAAACGACACCCGAAGATTTAACAAACCAAAGGGTCCAGGGGGtaggagaagaagagcctga
- the KNAG0B01230 gene encoding uncharacterized protein (similar to Saccharomyces cerevisiae YGR079W; ancestral locus Anc_3.403), whose amino-acid sequence MDPSTATKKFKSSQFLNKIITKDDITPLSRGKTGISSKENNGAEGSVRHNVIVDSIPTSESSHVSDTETVDSAAESDSLFSPLSSSLQVNDFQEEDMYENFGSFANGLEKFPNYDLGCLENNTGSKINNFGSLNAGLVFENTEVGLPLDSNEMLNNDEFWKEVTLTDEEAIFFENNHQDTQRRNSVMQQTPQDISNTCLEDFVSDDLLSPMNKDWADNLFNDSQYKVKLLCYRDADGNLSLKTRSVPQRTVSTTAGTGFIGKKKLNKRKKLLKKCIRRNSGVGAMISTGVGMNEFML is encoded by the coding sequence ATGGATCCCTCTACTGCCACgaagaagttcaagtcTTCCCAATTCTTAAACAAAATCATCACAAAGGATGACATAACGCCGCTGTCTAGAGGCAAAACTGGTATCAGTAGCAAGGAAAACAATGGTGCAGAGGGTTCAGTGAGACATAATGTCATTGTCGACAGCATACCTACCTCGGAGTCTAGTCATGTTTCCGATACGGAAACGGTGGATTCTGCCGCTGAGTCGGACTCTTTGTTCTCGCCattgtcgtcgtcgttgcaAGTCAACGATTTCCAAGAGGAGGACATGTACGAGAACTTCGGTTCTTTTGCTAACGGGTTAGAGAAATTCCCTAATTACGATCTTGGCTGTCTGGAGAACAACACGGGGAGTAAAATCAACAATTTCGGGAGTTTGAATGCGGGTCTCGTTTTCGAAAACACTGAAGTTGGATTACCCCTCGACTCAAACGAGATGCTAAACAATGACGAGTTCTGGAAGGAGGTTACGCTCACCGATGAAGAGGCTATCTTTTTCGAGAACAACCATCAGGACACTCAAAGGAGGAACTCTGTTATGCAACAGACCCCACAGGACATCTCAAACACTTGCTTGGAAGATTTCGTCTCCGACGACCTGTTGTCTCCCATGAATAAGGACTGGGCGGACAACCTCTTCAATGATTCACAGTACAAAGTGAAGTTACTCTGCTATAGAGATGCAGATGGCAACCTATCGTTGAAAACGAGAAGCGTTCCTCAACGTACAGTCTCTACAACTGCTGGGACCGGGTTCATAGGCAAAAAGAAGCTGAACAAACGCAAGAagcttttgaagaaatgcATAAGGCGTAATAGCGGTGTAGGTGCCATGATTTCCACGGGTGTTGGTATGAATGAATTTATGCTGTGA
- the MEC1 gene encoding protein kinase MEC1 (similar to Saccharomyces cerevisiae MEC1 (YBR136W); ancestral locus Anc_3.401) gives MMDSRVKYLDELILHINESRLVSFDNVDQNDSDEDLKNSNSVWSKSLRVLETLMKILLGGGIAEPHRVNQLNDTIFAKTVEALNALIKTNPSILSDRRAFSDSERQLGIVKLMDDVLHASLLYREDQHRLWYLREKLGAWCQLSEQAYSGSISKLELSSHLQEMLNTLERRLVKVTAGNYPVDKYMADLKRLYILCYWMCAPNSTFGESLTYFDTTIGTKKWTLVFERMIRLVVYVFETSKLESVEYSQLQLKFLSMSVDYLINNSCISTLNRSKILLNDKYGFVLSVLHQFISNRIGKSQSPNDPTLAKCILRLYSLTIQSDSQSQEYVKTFAEYFPLTEWFDIDHLSDERLWPGLDYNDLTLKAFILIHFDIQRRASSLDKISLDKKFHIYKTSDHSDERVMSIIVKSYGQEFKQLERLRILVLNKFSPTVRFVPTLLKYELNSVEPGILQRTGNDHNSLFDEIKKSVKTCVNTENFRKLACWTRIIGRLACFERYLLIEDKYTLDRCYTCPVCEGYDSSNVYQKVDPERPDAETKSRTYQIIHEVFLSNPKIYDFSEGLLSGLLLCLQRIYVHFQPPSLKRAASDGPSESFALVENCRNNKNRYLRVLSTRVFPLLNITDLRNQDDQNAMILAKYLESPKDSILTESRIMSWTYFVMTTSGELFDTLMMKLMDIFNSDKFAIYSMITFQIKNMSRILHKTPYQLLLPILPLQMKYYGSALVEKRYTFTRLTELLGFSEKTVLGLFQQHIVPYAVMNYKTNVFETIKKIMFNGSTEEINMQVRALLKDNSRQIFAVALVKHKIFSSDSLETLFTNILPNFEKEFVISYLPDYRTAAAVIKLYQNNEAEDHKGNEDMVLCSLRYLNTDFQANKRRGTKFKDQSNWTSEQEMVFQSKLKDVILGILQVFSGDMHNTRVKTTYYEKLRVINGISFLIKFVNKTTIVSALAQIGSCLQTGLEIEEIRYNCYRSWLLLVELLNVEELSTVIDGLIAFTLQNWGTFNRKLRTIVYQILDTIIEKKGDLIFQLKPSITFALNRKSDLDLSNRNNKFAKKVRHTLTATDFIAVFISNLQSNNKRVLLQNLDDIEAYLKGREKDGPNFVYSKRDHKTEIALLLAALLDTAHKYRTEDVELCENCMRCISIIGVLDVTSHSFRSLYKSGEIYFLEDETDVINFLVWIMNDVLVPSFWQSDNPRRQLFVALVMQESLKHCGLSVEQWDATSTSGSEKEQALWHRFDTIAQTTLFPLRSSQYIAQSSVAYEPRVYPSFVPTQEYRMWVKNLTLDLLKSGTTEEHPLHVFSSLIREDDGYLSNLLLPYLVMEVIVKAKPGTEYENLMNGIIVEFSFIFKFNIEGMNRLQMDSIKMCYESIFAVMEHCKKWVTKFKKMYIDHHGTSVIEDHETSQKLKRIDLFLHSIPAYSFALRSLETSSFERSALYLEECYRHPDSLPSSVDKKTLLNHLKVTYEEIGDIDSIDGILKSFASDNLVSKIEELQYSSNWKMAQDCFSALGNFSVESPNTTKMLKSMYDHQLYSQVVKSSDLLLPTRSFRLETNMNDLYNMTMECVNMFGDTESLEKWINNIEKLCEVPDQQLLLQYNVAKALYFVTKNDHSMTQNYLNKCFRLAGVRCTTNASATTLLKQQNMLMKLHSLYDLSLLSSANNKYEYDDIVTILNHRMKRIGADFRPNHHLLSMRRSFELLKSNGFARKDLIQTVYKIAQLARNNSRLDVANDALMQCLQYEHPQAELEFAEILWKKGENDRALKLVKEIHEKCKDEENSSNEDRAVVLLKYTEWLDLSNNSSSDQIIKQYNEIIQLHTTWGLPHESMALYYSRLLERKEAENYRTDGTYEYNSVTHFLRAFEMNPSKAREYLPKVVTFWLKIASKAEHPKDSNLSLQTVASNICQAIKSTCGIAPIYIWYSVLTQLLSRLLHPHLESHKLITSILCKLTDEYPSHMLWYMAVLTNSESSERKKSGRGIIEIFKRGHADKQAMVSSSINLTIALTRVCIQETKTVTSRSGNMLAPDFRFDMNLAPCDLAVPVRINLEMISPRLSESMSNYKPFRSLVTIQSFGKRYKVFTSLKKPKQLSIVGSDGARYGIMCKKEDVRQDNQYMQFATTMDFLLNKDVESSKRDLNITTYSVLSLREDCGLIEMVPNVITLRKIFDTRYQSMNITFSTRTLIEKVHNASSSKKLSIFSQQLRKFPSVLYQWFLDTFPDPIDWFNARNTFARSHAVMAMVGYIVGLGDRHCENILLDIDTGKVLHVDFDCLFEKGKLLPTPEIVPFRLTQNLYDALGVVGTEGTFKKSSEVALNLMRSNEVALMNVIETIIYDRNSDTLLRQGLRTLRNKIRGIDPRDGLVLSVPGQVETLIQEATSDQNLSKMYMGWMPFW, from the coding sequence ATGATGGACTCCAGGGTAAAGTACTTGGATGAACTAATTTTGCACATTAATGAGTCGCGTTTGGTCTCCTTTGATAACGTTGATCAGAACGACAGCGATGAGGACCTGAAAAATTCCAATTCAGTCTGGTCGAAGAGCCTTAGGGTGCTAGAAACTCTGATGAAGATTTTACTGGGTGGTGGCATTGCAGAACCGCACAGGGTGAATCAATTGAACGACACGATATTTGCCAAAACAGTAGAGGCACTAAATGCACTGATTAAGACCAACCCATCCATTCTATCCGATCGGCGAGCTTTCAGCGACTCAGAAAGGCAACTGGGAATTGTTAAATTGATGGATGATGTCTTACATGCATCGCTTCTCTATCGGGAGGACCAGCATAGATTGTGGTATTTAAGAGAGAAGTTGGGCGCTTGGTGCCAACTGTCCGAGCAAGCATACAGTGGATCCATCAGCAAACTAGAATTATCCTCCCACCTGCAAGAAATGCTCAACACATTGGAAAGGAGACTAGTTAAAGTCACCGCTGGTAATTACCCTGTGGATAAATATATGGCTGATCTGAAGAGACTGTATATTCTGTGTTACTGGATGTGCGCGCCAAATAGTACATTTGGTGAATCGCTGACATATTTCGATACAACTATTGGAACGAAGAAATGGACATTGgtctttgaaagaatgATACGACTTGTCGTCTATGTCTTTGAGACTTCCAAATTAGAGTCAGTAGAATATTCACAGCTGCAATTGAAATTTCTATCAATGTCAGTGGATTATCTCATTAACAACTCCTGCATTAGCACTCTAAACAGATCTAAGATATTATTGAACGATAAATATGGATTCGTCTTAAGTGTGCTACATCAATTCATTTCGAACAGAATAGGGAAGTCACAATCTCCTAATGATCCCACACTGGCCAAATGCATCTTGAGATTATACTCTTTGACAATCCAATCTGATTCTCAGTCTCAGGAGTATGTTAAAACATTTGCGGAATACTTTCCTTTGACTGAGTGGTTTGATATCGATCATTTATCGGATGAACGCTTGTGGCCCGGCTTGGATTACAACGATTTAACTTTGAAGGCCTTTATTCTAATTCACTTTGATATTCAAAGAAGGGCAAGTTCTTTAGACAAAATATCCTTGGATAAGAAGTTTCACATTTATAAGACATCAGATCACTCGGACGAGAGGGTGATGTCCATTATTGTCAAATCTTACGGTCAAGAGTTTAAGCAACTTGAAAGGCTACGGATACTTGTCCTAAATAAGTTTTCTCCCACAGTCAGATTTGTTCCTACTCTGTTAAAATATGAACTTAATTCAGTGGAACCTGGAATCTTACAAAGAACTGGCAACGATCACAATAGTTTGTTCGATGAGATAAAAAAGTCTGTCAAGACATGCGTAAATACAGAAAACTTCAGGAAGTTGGCATGTTGGACCAGAATAATTGGTAGACTTGCatgctttgaaagataCCTCCTTATAGAAGACAAATATACACTTGATCGATGTTATACCTGCCCAGTTTGTGAAGGGTATGACTCTAGTAACGTGTATCAAAAAGTGGATCCAGAAAGACCTGACGCGGAGACGAAGTCGAGAACGTATCAAATTATACATGAAGTATTCTTGTCAAATCCAAAAATTTACGACTTTTCAGAAGGTTTGTTAAGCGGCTTGTTGCTTTGTTTACAAAGGATTTATGTTCACTTTCAACCGCCCTCGCTCAAGCGTGCAGCGTCCGATGGGCCTTCAGAAAGTTTCGCGTTGGTTGAAAACTGTCGAAATAACAAAAATAGATACCTGAGAGTTCTGAGTACTCGCGTATTTCCTTTGCTCAATATTACAGATTTGCGAAACCAAGACGATCAAAATGCAATGATATTAGCAAAATACCTCGAGAGCCCGAAAGACAGTATATTAACCGAATCCCGAATAATGTCGTGGACATACTTTGTGATGACTACCTCTGGCGAGCTTTTCGATACACTTATGATGAAACTGatggatattttcaacTCGGATAAGTTTGCAATATACTCCATGATAACGTTCCAAATTAAGAATATGTCTCGAATTCTTCATAAAACACCATATCAACTACTACTGCCCATTTTACCTTTGCAGATGAAATATTATGGCTCAGCACTCGTTGAAAAAAGATATACTTTTACGAGGCTCACGGAACTACTGGGGTTCTCAGAGAAGACAGTGTTAGGACTTTTCCAACAGCATATCGTTCCATACGCTGTTATGAATTATAAGACGAATGTGTTCGAAAcaatcaagaaaataatGTTCAATGGTAGCACTGAGGAGATCAATATGCAGGTGCGAGCTTTGCTCAAGGACAATAGTCGACAAATTTTTGCAGTTGCTTTGGTGAAAcacaaaatattttcttccgATTCTCTAGAGACACTCTTCACTAACATACTACCTAACTTCGAAAAAGAGTTTGTTATTTCTTATTTGCCTGATTATCGAACTGCAGCTGCTGTAATAAAATTATACCAAAACAATGAAGCGGAAGATCACAAAGGTAACGAAGATATGGTTTTATGTTCTTTGAGATACTTAAATACAGACTTCCAAGCGAACAAAAGACGGGGCACCAAATTCAAGGATCAAAGTAATTGGACATCTGAGCAAGAAATGGTTTTCCAAAGCAAACTTAAGGACGTTATTTTGGGGATCCTTCAGGTTTTTTCTGGGGATATGCACAACACAAGGGTTAAAACAACATACTATGAAAAGCTCCGTGTGATAAACGGTATTTCGTTCCTCATAAAGTTTGTTAATAAAACAACTATTGTGTCCGCTCTTGCCCAAATAGGTAGTTGCTTACAGACTGGTTTAGAAATAGAGGAAATAAGGTACAATTGCTATCGTTCTTGGCTCCTTTTGGTAGAACTACTGAACGTTGAAGAGCTCTCAACAGTTATTGATGGATTGATTGCATTTACCTTACAAAATTGGGGTACTTTCAACAGAAAGCTGCGAACAATTGTGTATCAGATTCTTGATACTATCATAGAGAAGAAAGGTGACTTGATATTTCAACTAAAACCTTCCATCACATTTGCGCTGAACCGGAAATCAGATCTTGATCTCAGtaacagaaacaacaaattTGCCAAAAAGGTTCGACATACACTGACAGCGACTGACTTTATTGCAGTATTTATATCCAATCTACAGAGTAACAATAAGCGTGTCTTATTACAAAATTTGGACGACATTGAGGCCTACTTAAAGGGAAGAGAAAAGGATGGACCCAACTTTGTTTATTCGAAACGAGATCACAAAACTGAGATTGCTCTTCTGTTGGCAGCTCTTTTGGATACAGCACATAAGTACCGGACAGAGGATGTTGAACTTTGCGAAAACTGCATGAGATGTATAAGTATTATCGGGGTGTTGGACGTGACTTCACATTCTTTCAGAAGCCTATACAAAAGCGGTGAAATTTactttttggaagatgAGACTGACGTTATCAACTTTTTGGTTTGGATAATGAACGATGTATTGGTTCCGTCGTTTTGGCAAAGTGACAACCCGCGCAGGCAATTATTTGTGGCTTTGGTTATGCAGGAGTCACTGAAACACTGTGGACTAAGTGTCGAACAATGGGATGCAACATCAACCAGTGGAtcagaaaaagaacaagcaTTATGGCACAGGTTTGACACTATTGCCCAGACAACCCTTTTTCCATTACGATCATCCCAGTATATTGCCCAGTCATCAGTTGCATATGAGCCTCGCGTGTACCCCTCGTTTGTCCCAACCCAAGAATATCGAATGTGGGTTAAGAACCTTACTTTGGATTTGCTGAAGAGTGGTACCACAGAGGAGCATCCATTGCATGTTTTTTCATCCTTGATTAGGGAAGATGATGGTTATTTGTCCAATCTATTGCTACCTTACCTGGTCATGGAAGTGATTGTAAAAGCTAAGCCAGGCACAGAGTATGAAAACTTAATGAATGGTATCATTGTTGAGTTCTCGTTTATATTCAAATTCAATATTGAGGGGATGAATCGCCTTCAAATGGATTCAATCAAAATGTGCTATGAATCTATTTTTGCCGTCATGGAACACTGTAAAAAGTGGGTCACtaaattcaaaaagatgTACATAGATCACCATGGAACATCAGTAATTGAAGATCATGAAACCTCACAAAAGCTTAAAAGAATAGATTTGTTTCTACACAGTATTCCGGCATACTCGTTTGCCCTCAGATCTTTGGAAACGAGTTCTTTCGAAAGATCAGCGTTATATTTGGAGGAATGCTACCGTCATCCAGATTCTCTCCCTTCCAGTGTGGATAAAAAAACACTACTGAATCATCTAAAAGTTACTTATGAAGAAATTGGTGATATTGATTCGATTGATGGAATTCTGAAATCGTTTGCCTCAGACAATTTAGTTtccaaaattgaagaattgcAGTACTCTAGCAACTGGAAAATGGCACAAGACTGCTTTTCAGCCTTGGGAaatttttctgttgaatCTCCTAACACAACGAAAATGCTCAAGTCCATGTATGACCATCAATTATACTCCCAAGTAGTTAAGTCATCCGATTTACTTCTCCCCACTAGGTCATTTCGTCTCGAAACCAATATGAATGACCTGTATAATATGACCATGGAATGTGTTAATATGTTTGGCGACACCGAGTCATTGGAAAAGTGGATTAATAACATCGAAAAACTTTGTGAAGTGCCCGATCAACAGCTCCTGTTACAGTATAATGTTGCAAAAGCACTTTACTTCGTTACCAAAAATGATCATTCAATGACTCAGAATTACCTTAACAAATGTTTCCGACTTGCAGGAGTACGCTGTACTACAAATGCCAGCGCCACTACTCTATTGAAACAACAGAACATGCTGATGAAACTGCATAGTCTCTATGATCTATCGTTGCTGTCATCTGCCAATAACAAGTACGAATACGACGATATTGTTACCATTCTCAATCATCGAATGAAGCGTATCGGCGCCGACTTTAGACCTAACCATCATTTATTGTCGATGAGAAGGTCTTTCGAACTCCTGAAAAGCAATGGCTTTGCCAGAAAGGATCTGATCCAAACAGTTTACAAGATTGCGCAACTGGCCCGTAATAACTCAAGGTTGGATGTTGCCAACGATGCCTTAATGCAGTGTTTACAATATGAACATCCTCAAGCTGAATTAGAGTTTGCTGAGATATTATGGAAGAAAGGAGAAAATGACAGGGCACTAAAACTTGTAAAGGAAATACATGAAAAATGTAAAGATGAGGAAAATAGCTCCAACGAAGACCGTGCGGTTGTTTTGTTAAAGTATACAGAATGGCTAGATTTATCGAATAATTCGAGTTCGGATCAAATCATCAAGCAGTACAACGAGATCATCCAACTACACACGACATGGGGGTTGCCTCATGAATCCATGGCTCTGTATTATAGCCGGTTGCTAGAAAGAAAGGAGGCAGAGAATTACCGGACAGATGGTACTTACGAATATAACTCTGTGACACATTTCCTTCGTGCCTTTGAAATGAACCCGTCAAAAGCCCGTGAATATTTGCCTAAAGTCGTGACATTCTGGTTGAAGATCGCATCCAAAGCGGAACACCCAAAGGATAGCAATTTGAGTTTACAAACGGTGGCAAGCAACATCTGCCAGGCGATCAAGAGTACGTGTGGGATAGCGCCTATTTACATATGGTACTCTGTCCTGACCCAGCTATTATCACGTTTGCTACATCCGCATTTGGAGTCGCATAAACTAATCACTTCCATCTTATGCAAATTGACCGATGAATATCCATCGCATATGCTTTGGTATATGGCAGTGCTAACAAATTCTGAGAGTAGtgaaaggaaaaaatcaGGTAGAGGTATTATTGAAATCTTCAAGAGGGGTCACGCCGACAAACAAGCAATGGTGTCATCTTCCATAAATTTAACAATTGCACTAACCAGGGTATGTATCCAAGAGACAAAGACTGTGACCAGCAGGTCTGGTAACATGCTGGCACCAGATTTTAGATTCGATATGAATTTGGCCCCCTGTGATCTGGCTGTTCCAGTGAGAATCAATTTAGAAATGATTTCTCCCAGGTTATCTGAATCCATGAGCAATTACAAGCCCTTTAGATCATTGGTGACAATCCAGAGTTTCGGTAAGAGGTACAAAGTGTTTACATCATTGAAGAAACCGAAACAATTGAGTATTGTCGGATCAGACGGTGCACGCTACGGCATCATGTGCAAGAAAGAGGATGTCCGCCAGGATAACCAGTACATGCAGTTTGCGACGACTATGGATTTCCTTTTGAACAAGGATGTTGAGTCCTCCAAACGGGATCTAAACATTACGACGTATTCTGTCCTTTCGTTACGAGAGGATTGTGGGTTGATCGAGATGGTCCCCAATGTTATCACTTTGCGGAAAATATTTGACACTAGGTACCAAAGCATGAACATCACGTTTTCTACAAGAACCCTCATTGAGAAGGTCCACAACGCCTCCAGTTCCAAGAAGCTCAGCATCTTCTCCCAACAACTACGGAAGTTCCCCTCCGTGCTGTACCAGTGGTTTTTGGACACCTTCCCAGACCCTATCGATTGGTTCAACGCGCGGAACACATTCGCGCGGTCCCATGCCGTGATGGCAATGGTCGGCTACATCGTCGGTCTTGGTGACCGGCACTGCGAGAACATTTTACTGGACATCGACACGGGGAAAGTGTTGCACGTTGACTTTGACTGTCTGTTTGAGAAGGGTAAGCTGCTACCGACCCCTGAAATCGTGCCGTTCCGACTGACGCAAAACCTCTACGACGCGCTGGGCGTTGTCGGAACCGAGGGAACCTTCAAGAAGTCTAGCGAAGTGGCATTGAACCTCATGCGGTCCAACGAAGTCGCACTGATGAACGTCATCGAGACCATCATCTACGATAGAAACTCGGACACGTTGCTCCGCCAAGGGCTGCGCACGCTGAGAAACAAGATCCGCGGGATAGACCCACGCGACGGACTCGTGCTGAGTGTCCCTGGGCAAGTCGAGACGCTCATCCAGGAGGCTACATCGGACCAGAACCTCAGCAAGATGTACATGGGCTGGATGCCCTTCTGGTAG
- the CKS1 gene encoding cyclin-dependent protein kinase regulatory subunit CKS1 (similar to Saccharomyces cerevisiae CKS1 (YBR135W); ancestral locus Anc_3.400) produces MYQHYRTFQGRKLTDQERVRVLEFQESIHYSPRYSDDNFEYRHVMLPKAMLKVIPSDYFNSEIGTLRILTEDEWRGLGITQSLGWEHYECHAPEPHILLFKRPLNFEAELRAAQQQQIQQAQAQAQSQAPTAQGQIQQTIDSVQQQQVPPAQQQ; encoded by the coding sequence ATGTACCAACATTACCGGACTTTTCAAGGAAGAAAGTTAACTGACCAGGAGCGGGTACGCGTTTTGGAGTTCCAGGAGTCTATTCACTACTCCCCCCGTTATTCGGATGATAACTTCGAATATAGACATGTGATGCTCCCCAAGGCAATGTTGAAAGTTATACCCTCGGATTACTTCAATTCAGAAATTGGTACGTTGAGGATACTCACGGAGGATGAATGGAGAGGTCTGGGTATCACGCAATCTCTAGGGTGGGAACACTACGAATGCCATGCCCCTGAGCCACATATCCTGCTTTTCAAGCGTCCACTGAATTTTGAAGCTGAATTGAGAGCtgcacagcagcagcagataCAACAGGCGCAGGCTCAAGCACAAAGTCAAGCACCCACCGCTCAGGGGCAAATACAGCAGACGATAGACAGTgtccagcagcagcaagtGCCTCCagcacaacaacaatga